The Miscanthus floridulus cultivar M001 chromosome 6, ASM1932011v1, whole genome shotgun sequence genomic interval CTAGCCTTTCGATCAGAGAGGCTGTTGGAGGTGACTGGAGTCCGAAGTTAgcgcttcggtcggagaggtggaccaaaggagtcgacaagcgggcgttgttcctccttggccaaacCTTTCGGTCagtgactggaccgcccttctggcctattgttttagactcttcagttggcccatgagttacgtgctgtctgcttgggccgagccttggcgtggaagccggtccccgagggaccccaggtttatgaattCGATAGGCTATTCTATGGgacgtcgggggtgttgactttggtGGTGACGTACCACCCAGACCTAGACTTTGCCACCATCTATAGTGGGTATGCCGACGGCTGGAGCACGGAGGATATCCAGTCGCTCGAGGAGAGCTTGTTGCCACACGCAAAGTTATTGGCGGAGCAAGTCTCCACAcaatgggtgatggatgctcaccATGCGGACATGGCTGCAAGCACGCGTCAGGAGGATGTCGCCCAGCCTATGGATGGCCTAGAGCCTAGGTCAGAAGCGGTCATCGCCCCACCTCCGATCGAGCTGAACATTGCCCAGTCGAAGGACGAGCAGCCCCTACACTCACTGGTCGAGCCAGTAGCCAACGCCGCCACGGAGCCATAGTAGaagttttagagtagaaatactttagcaaaTGTAGAAGATAATCTCGTAGGGGAGCCCCCTCTGTAAAGTGtttttttgtgatggaactacttcgttcggggaagcttgtcccattcgttccttattttcaccttagcataactttgttttttattctttctttttggtACCTGTCCGTTCacaccgtaggctgcaaccttaagagtctgggtgtggcccgcgaggctcagctgctcataactgtaggcagaggcggggtgcgatcggtcggaatatttagagcaaagttacgtaaggtaattaaaggaatgaactaccttTTCGTTCTAGGAAAAATgtatttatcatatgatagtaaaaaaggggTGACATTGCAtccccgtggagcccccgagagGCCCGAgctgaaagtgttcgggtcaACGCACTCTATAGGAGCTAACGTTAAGTAAAAAcgataagactgaattttaggggggGAAACGATGTAGTTGTTCGctattccaagtgttggtgagaacgttgccgttgtcatccttcagtcggtaggtgtccGGTCAGTTTACCTTGGTCGCCGTATAGGGACCTTTAGTCGTTCGGATCCTTGCCTGCTACGCCCCCAttcttggccgctgcttctttGCCATTTCCTTCCTTCAGCCCACAGGCCTGTTGCAGAATGCGCTTggggagctcgcagtccttgtagaggtgtttgatggggtaggtgtggttggttcacgggctctccatgagctcgttgaagtggtctagaaggccctactggggctgcttgTCCGTGTGATCAGccgcggcgaccaacgcggagttggccggtcagcgatgatcttttttgttctttttgcccctctatgtggagggccCCTCGTCCTAATCCTCGCGCTTAGCCTTGCCTTTGCCCTGGTCTCCAttgaagcgctgtgggaacgacgcttttgggatgcgtcggccaaaggcccatggtctcggGCCATCTAGGTTGGGACTCCCGTCGTCCAGCCGGCAACTGCGCCTGgggtgtgtttcaccactcctTGCGACGGTCCGGTCGGGGTCTGTGTCCCCTACCATCACTGTcgctcgatggacgtcatcatcatcccGAGACCgacgccggttgctgatgacgctacgagcgtcttggttcggcccgagccgcTTGCGTACAGGCAGTCGGTGTGGAGTGGGCGCTAGGTCAGAACAGGGCGCAGATGCAACCTATTGTGTTGCGCTCGGTGGTTGTAGCGATGAGCGGGTGGAGCGATTTGTCTGGTtcatccccactcccctggtggggagagaggccgcgagtcggtgtcgtgatgtggagctctccgcctattgaacggcgacagtttccaccagtgcccgaaGGTTTCGGTGGATAGCTTGTTCCtgggggtcgttcggctcgggaaggccacgcagaagcattgccgccacgacgatgttctggccagcccgagcgaactgtgggaggTAGTTCCCCTcctccatgatgttgcgctagacctggcgggcgtgacctCAGGCGCCGCTCATCGGGTTATGTGCACGGGACGTAGTGTGGCGTGTCGAGCGCGccggcgcaggtggcggctggttctgtcACCGTTGTCGTAGTCCTCGCCATGCTCTCATGTCAgcacgagggtccagaggggtgtgctTCTGCAAGGACTCTGCCACCACGGGCGGCTATCCCAGAGCGTCCGCCACATcgcactcctaggatggacggtggctaggtgccacgtcgccgatgctggaggagccgtcactctcaacatcgtcgtCCATGAGgtaggaaataggtgggagcatagcttgccatccccatgaattcggacatgagagggggcggcgccagcatccttcggagccctagGCGTACACATCCACAGGggacgtgaggccgtaggggaaccggtcgcatggtgGTCGTGGTGCGGACAATGcagtccctccggataatcggcgggagatagtaaatagtgagtaaataacagcatgtatattactcaaagcggggtttgagcagagcgtttgctcgGATTGAAGCGCATGCACCTCATCGTTGAAGTTGTCGtgtgtcccagagccgatggagggcgcccctcctaTGGGCgctggaacaagtgcctcctcacggaggtgtagtacgtcgagcgatcggtgatgaagtccaggcttccaaagaagaTGACCTGGGACGGCTCAAACATAGGCGAAACCCACATCCccataggtgggagtgcgggaaactttagtgagccgaagcgagtcgtatcgcttgagcccgccatggcgaaggtgacggaaaagtgggccatccgatgaccaaaagtgtgaacgtacaacgtcttccccatggatggcgccaactgtcggtgtagaaaatgaccaacacgtaaatatttgtagttttgccgtacgttgtgatcggatgtggcctggcactcaatgacacatggtttatactggttcaggcaacgcgccctacgtccagtttgagtcggtcggtgactttattcctgagcccaggtgctcgaagtttgtggtggggttacaaacgagaaagagaaagatgggggtacaggaggtccggtcggactctagtctgaggggccgagagtgatgggagctccgctatgtgctaagtgttcgagcgtgtgcttgtggtttgaacctggtggttctgttgttgtgtcctAGTGAACTGATTCATCTCCCCATttgggagagagctcatccctttttatagatgaagggaacgaccttacaagtgagagggagagagtgtacgtatgctaagtcttgttgcccacgctatcgggtacaagatgattataggcgcccataacactgttaatgtcagatgcatgtgggaggtcatATTGTCTTCatcaggtatggcagacgtcggtgcctgccatactgttgatacctagaggcatgcaaggggttttaccatgttcgcctggtacggtaaatgtcaacgcccacaacactgttgatgcccaaaggcatggtgggggagccttaccgtgtttgtctagtatgtgagttgatggcgcccacaacactgtagaggaaatgtcgacgcctacaacattgcttgggttctgtcatgccaagagggtcgcagggtactgtccggcaggtgtacagggtacggtccttggtattacggtttgacttgagtgtcctaccttactttctccgtccgttttcctagtccttaccgagcgggcgtccccggttggttgttcccagtcggctctgatttcgccagttggagaagagctgtgAGCAGGGGTTCAGCGCATCCCTGGTTGGgggacgcgggtcggagtcggaagtggtgtttggccaggccttccggtcggagaagccgtccgaaggcgggctggagtcggaagcgaggcccttccggtcggagaggcgagccagagtcggaagcgaggccttccggtcggagaggcgtgccagagtcggaagcgaggccttctggtcggggaggcgggccagagtcggaagcgggcgtcgttccttcTCAGtcgggccttccggtcggagattggatcgtccttctgtcctgttgtttaggtatttgggccggcccatgagttgcgcgtcgtttgcaacgttgtctgccgagccgagcctttgttgggaagctggtccatgagggaccccgagtttatgaacccgacacatagtTTTTCTACATAATTTATTAAGAATTTTCATGTTTTCAACAAAACTACTAAATGAATTAGCTTTTGTTATACTTGCTATAGGTCTTGTAGCTTCTAGAGGAGGCTACCACTAAATGTCATAGCCTGTCATTTAAAACCTTGTATTTATAGTTTATAAACAAATGTTCTCCTAACAAACAATTATATTAAAACTATGTGACAATAACTTTGCAAGTTTTTACTTTAAATAACTTTATACATTTTATCAAGTCATTATAACATATCAATACTCGTAATTTAATTCTAAGCACTCTAACTTTTGATAAAAATAATACTAGCAAACATATAATTCTTTGAATGAGGAAACTCAACGTCAACATCTTGAGTGCTACAGTGCAGAATAAAACAATTGTTTATTCTATTATAGTTGCTAAGGATGGATTTTGGGACTAGAAaccatttttttaataaaatataaaGGAATTTTTGAATAAGTTCAAGAGCTTGAAGGATTAAAAAATTGCAATAATTTATAAGATTAAAAGTTGGAAACCAACATACATATTCATAATGTCACCAAAAGGGTGCAACAAGAGTTGATAGAACTTAAGCTAAGATTCAaattaataaatacatatttaaaCCCCACATGGATACAATGTAAAGGATGAGAACATGTAGAGAGTAATCTGTTCTATGTACTAAATTTATTCACAAAACTTGAACTTTAATACTCATGTGCAGTAAGATTCTGGGCCGTGCTGAGACATGGGTTTATGGGCTATCCATGGCTACCGAATTGATGACAAGttcttttttctgatttttgaaagattttttatgattttttttatcaCGCCTTGTAAAATCAATGTGAAAGTTTAATTGGGACCTCCAATTTAGTAACAGTAAGATAAAATGTCCTATGGCCTCTATGAATCCGTTTCTGTGTGAGGGATATAAAATTCTTTTAGGCCTCGTTCGGTTGTGCAGGAACCATCCCCTGGAAAGATTCCCAACTCGAATGGTTAGCTAATTTGTAAATGCTTGATCAAGCTAGAATGATTTCTAGACCTATTCCAAGATAACCGAACAGGCCTTAGGTCCCTCCGTCGTCGGTCGACCATGCTCCATGCATTAGGACTTTGCCTGAGAGATTGAGAGAACTTTGCATGCCTGTTCTTTCGAAAGAAACTTTGCATACCAGTTCTGAACTTTTGAGCAGCTGGTGACTGATCTGATGAGACGCGTAACACAGATGCAGCGCTGAATTAGTGAGCGAAAAGACTGCAGTAAAAATCTCGTGCCTGACTGCCTGAGTGCTTCAAAGTCATATGACATGCCGGACTGGGTTGACAGAGTATCAATCTGAATGGGCTAGGATTTGGACGTGACTGCACGAGAATTGGTCGTTGCttcgttggcatgtaggaaggagagcCAGCTTACTCAGCGTCCAGTAAAGTAATCCATTGCGGGACGCCAGTGTCACAGTCGGACACTGGTCTGGTGCAGTACGCATCATGGTTAATGCAGTTGTAGCATAGAGTGGGTGGACACTCTGATGTCTCTGCGTGCTGCAGTACTTCGACGGGATTATCTGAACTCACAAGGCGATGGTAAACCCTGAATGTGACACCGATACTGGTCTCCCACATTGGACCATCAGCCTGTTTGGcagctcgtatctggcttataagccttgtcagtcaacaaatagtatttttctctcacaccaaatcaaccaacggtactttcagccatgtcttataagccaatccagccgAAACAAGAAGACTGCATGATCAGCTAAATATTTAGCAGCAGTACATAGGAAATGCTTTACCAAGAGTTGGGACAGCGCACGCCGAATATATAGGAGTATTATTTCTTCATCTGCCATTTTTAGTCCACTGCAACTACAAGGTCATAGGAAAAAAACCTTGcgacatcatcatcatccaaactGTTTGTGCAAAAAATATAGGACAACACatgaaaaatacataaatatCAATCCCTCGCGATCGGTCACCAATAAACGATGTTGTACCTTTCTCAGCCATTTGGTCCTTCCCATGCAAATAAAAGAAACCATAATGTGATTCACAGCAAATCAAAGTGTGAAAGTGAAAGCCAGCAAAAAGTATAGCAATGGGTGATGTAGTCCGTCTACAGGATCAGACACTCATGTACAGTACAGATGCCCTATTGATCAGATGCGAATCCTTCTTGATcttggagattttttttttagaaactcaTAGATGGGAGATTAATGGGAATCAACATTTGCACCCAGTAATGATGCAAATTGTGTTCATCATTAAGGGGGTATTTGCTTTCACTGACAGGATGGGACAAGTCCTAACGTTTGGTTGAGAGACAAGAACATTCCAAATTTTTGAGGGGATTTCTTCGTCCCACCTAGAACACGGCCATGTGCGCGGATAGACATAGGTGATGCGGCCATACGAGAGGAGAGAAGATGACAGGAGGTGAAGGTGGAGATGGATGGTGCGCCGACTGTTAAGGCGCTGGTTGCAAAGGTGCCAGCATGGGCATTGGCGGACTTCGCAAGCCATAGGGGGGTGGGAGAGACGGGAGCATGAGCTCGTGATGCCGCCGAGCAGGGTAGAAAGAGGCCAGACACAAAGCGGAGGCCAATGGGGCGGAACATAGTATGTTGGAGTTTGGCACGGACGCATTTTGCACTACTACAGTACATATTTTTGCAGATGGTCAGAATAGATTTCTAGAGGCGTGCATTCAGTCCGCCTAGAACTCTTCGCTTCTGTTAATCTACGACAGCACAGGTGGCCTCCCTACCCGCTTGCAAAAATAGCAACTACGGAAGCGGATTCCTTACAACGTCCGCCTCTGTTATTAATTGATAAAAAACAAAAACATCCATGAGCCCACTGGCGAGCCCATTCCAGAGCCCATTGACGAGCCCACTCCCAGCCCCCAAGCCGGATCCGCCGCTGTCGTGCCACCACGAACCGTGGTGCCGCTGCCATGAGCCAGATCCGCCGCTCGGGGCCGCACCGCCGATGTGAGGCCACGTCACCAATCGGGAGTCATGCGTTGCCACCGCCGCTCCAAGGCTGCGTCGTTGCTTGGGGCCGCACCACCGGATCCGCCGTCGCTCTAAGGCCACACTACCGCTCACCGATCCGTGAGCAGCCGCTGTCGCTCGGGGCCGCACCACTCGAGGCTCCGCCCCTGCGACAAGGTCGCACCGCCGCTCGAGGGTGGGTTAGGGGCGTCGCCGTCGCTCGCCATTAGTTTTGCGCAGCTGTCGCTGCTAACCAAAACGCGCTGCCGCCAGGAGCTGTGAGAGGAGAGCAATTTAGGAGAGGATGAGAGAACAGTGAGGAGAGCTGAAAACCCTAAGGCAATATATACATAGTCCCAATAGAGAGTAATTGGCCGCGTATTTAACCAGCCTTGCTAGGCCTCAGCTATATTAACAGAGGTGGGCCTCTTCCGTAGATAGATTTTGAGAGACGGATAACTTTTTGGTGTCACCGTAAATAAAATGACCACCTCTGTAAATTGATTTCGACAGACGGACATTTTTTAGCAGCTTCCATAAATAAAATGACCGTCTCCGAAAATCCTCATGTGTTTTAGGAGACAGCTACATTTTGTGTCTGTCTCCGTTAATAAAATAGCATGTATCCTAAAATTAATTTTATAGTAGTGTTGGGTGAGCTCCACCTCGTCCTCGCCGCCAGCTTAAGGGCTCTAGGCCTAGCCCTACTGTGGGCATCAGGTCGCTGGCCTAGAGGCGTAGGAGGAAGGGCGGTGCGGGCGGTTGTGCCATAGGTTCTGGTGGATGCATACGCACGAAAGGAAGGAAGATGGGaaataagaagaaagaaaaaaagaaaagaagagaagaattGGATGGATGGCCCCACATTTCATGTGGATGGTCTCACTTTTGATGTTCCATAACCAAACCAAAAACTAGACAGCCCCGTCCCTCCTTAATCAAGCAGGATACGGGGCAACCTCTCCCTAAGAACTAGAACGGGACCATCTCATCTCACGATGTGTATCAACCAAATACAAACTAAGAGGCtttgcatgcttaaatctttttcCTTTAAAATGGAAACGGCGTTCATTCAGTCTTTGCTCCGCATGCAAATAGTGAAATCACTCTAGCTCTACAGCCACAGCGAGCAATATCAAGCGCACCTAATGCCTTTCATTCAGCATTGATGGTTGTAGGCGAGACTTTTATCACGCATTTCCTAATtgctaagagcaagtataataactgACTATAAGCAGGCTAAATActaaggtggaggagagagaagatGAGATTGAGAAGAAGCGAGTTGTAAggaagcatctccaagagtatccaATAATCCTTCCCAATCCATGTTTTTTGGAgaagaataaaaaaaatccatctcCAACAACTTCCAAACTCATCTCCAAATCTTTTGGCACTTGGGAAAACCCCCCACTTGCGCGTAAAGATCCGCGAACTCAGGTGGCGTGTATCTTCTTTCGGTGTGTATGGGTCGGTCAATCTAAAAGTGAAAGGGCgtgagaaagaataaagagtagaaaatgatttctgatgcaaatgaacaagaaagaaagaatatataaaagtggttacgataatttagaaatagtataggattccttatgtaaaattgtcttctatatgttaggagtgaattattggaaactcttggagatgaccttctttattgcTCCCAATACTTTTTGGGGAGTTGCAAAACTCCATGTTTTTGGGAAGAAaatattgggtactcttggagatgctcgtcTTAGACACAAGCACCGAGAAActttgtgagagagacaagtgagaCATGTATTAATAGTGAAAAGCTAACTACTGTATGGATAGGCTGAAAGATAGGCTGCAAAAATCTTTACAGCCAGCagtcggctgtattattagccttgctctaaggtCGGCAGCGAATGAAGTTTATTGGCCATGTAAGAAAACTAATCAAGAGGACAAATTAATCAAAGATATTAGGGACATTCGTGTAAAGAAATAGAGAGATTAACAAGCTGTCATGCAACTTAATAAATAACTTTTAGCTTTGTCCAAAGCAAATCCATAAGCAAATCTACTGTCTCTAAATAAATAACTTCTAGACTTGTACTAAGTAATTTTTGTAAGTTTGACTAATTATGTAGGAAAGAATATTAACTACTAAATGGGTCCCTGAGTGGCCGATTCAAATCTACCTTTGAACCTTGAACAAAAATCAATCTTGATTTTCATGCCATAAATTGTAAGACGCTTTGTtatttctagattcatagtttttgttatgtacttagatatacactgtgtctaaatacatagtaaaaaatAGTATATTTAGAAAAGCTAAAAATTCTTATAATTTGGATGGATGGGGTATATACGAAGCTAGAATTATTATGTTGTTCTCTTCCTAACTCTAATCAAAATCAATATCAGGAATTTTACATGCGAGCAGGTTGATGCTATTTCACATGTACCTGGCAAGTTATCCAAAAGTTACCTTGGTCTCCAAGGTCGGAATTGACAATATGGGGTGATCATGCAAATCAAATCTTTCTGGATACTCCTTCCGTCTCTAAATAAATAACTTATAGATTTGTCCTAATCAACTTTTGTAAATTTGACTAATTTTGTATGAAAGAATATTAACATCTATGACACTAAACGAGTACACTAATTATACTAATTTTGTGCCATAAGTATTGTTTTTTTTTCGATAATTCAGTTAAACCTATAAAAGTTTTAACTTGGTATATAACTCTAGAGGTTGATTTATTTAGACAAACACATATGTAGATATAAAAAATCGAAGAAAATAAAGGTCCTGTTTGGTTGCTGCCCTGGCAGCCAAATGCCTATCAGGCAACAGATCTTGGTCACCGAGCAGTCAAAATCAATTGCCTAAATTGGTGGCTGGCCAGAGAAGCTTGCCTGGGCAAGCAACCAAACAGGTCATGAGTGGCCGATTCAAATTTAACTTTGAACCTCGAACAAAAATCAATCTTGATTTTCATGCCATAAATGAACCTTGATTCAAACCCCGGCTCCGGCGTTTTTTCCGTGCACACGGCATTCCACCGGATCGCTCGATCTAGACGGTGTTTGTTTGTCGCAGTCGCAACCGATTCGCGCTGCTCCCGTATAAATAGAATGGCGCCGGCGACCGGCGTTGCCCACTTCAAGACCGGAAGAGCCCACTCCTGCATGTAACTCGGATACTCCACCCGAGAGTCCGCGACACCTCACCTCCTGAAGTAGAATCCCGAGagccttcctccctcctccctcctccgttGGGCGTTGGCCGCCGGGGGTGGGCCAAGATGATATCGGGGAACGATATATACACGGTGCTGACCGCGATGGTGCCTCTCTACGTGGCCATGTTCCTGGCGTACGGGTCGGTGCGGTGGTGGCGCATCTTCACGCCGGACCAGTGCTCCGGCATCAACCGCTTCGTCGCCATCTTCGCCGTGCCGCTGCTGTCCTTCCACTTCATCTCCACCAACGACCCCTACGCCATGAACCTCCGGTTCCTGGCCGCGGACACGCTGCAGAAGCTGCTCGTCCTCGCGGGGCTGGCCGTGTGGTCGCGCCTGCTGCCCTCCAGGCTCGCGGCCGCGGCGCCGCGGCTGGACTGGTCCATCACGCTCTTCTCGGTGTCCACGCTGCCCAACACGCTGGTGATGGGGATCCCGCTGCTGATCGCCATGTACGGGCCCTACGCCGGGTCCCTCATGGTGCAGGTCATCGTGCTCCAGTGCATCATCTGGTACACGCTGCTGCTGTTCCTCTTCGAGTTCCGCGCCGCGAGGATGCTGATCGCGGACCAGTTCCCGGACACCGCGGCGGCCATCGCGTCGCTGCACGTGGACGCGGACGTGGTGTCGCTGGAGGGCGGCCGCGCCGAGAcggaggccgaggtggcggaggacGGCCGGCTGCACGTCACGGTGCGCCGCTCGTCGGCTTCGcggcggtcgctgctgctgacgacGATGGTGACGCCGCGGCCGTCCAACCTGACGGGCGCGGAGATATACTCCATGAGCTCGTCGCGGCAGCACAGCCCGCGGGGCTCCAACTTCAACCACGCCGACTTCTTCGCCATGGTCGACGGCTCCGGCGCGCCGCCCCCGCCTATTCCCGCCGGCGCGCGCGCCTCGAGCTTCGGCGCCGCCGAgctgtactcgatgcactcgtcGCGGGGGCCGACGCCACGGCAGTTCAACTTCGACGAGCGCTCCGCCTCGGCACGGTCGTCGTGGAGACCCGCCGGCGCCGTGCCcagctgccacgacgccaaggaGCTCCACATGTTCGTGTGGAGCTCGAGCGCCTCCCCCGTCTCGGAAGTCAGCGGCCTGCCGGTCTTCACCGGTGGCGCGGGCAAGGAAATTCGCTTGGTTGTCCCCGCCGAGCTACCGCAGAACGGCTCGGCCGGCAAAggtccgcgccgcgccgcgcgcgcgTCAACACTAACGCTAGCACACACATCTGCTTCATGCTTTGCGTACAGTATGCGAATCCCTTTTTTTTTGTCGTTTTCAGAGAAGGAGAGCAACGGTGCAGTA includes:
- the LOC136458590 gene encoding auxin efflux carrier component 3a-like; the protein is MISGNDIYTVLTAMVPLYVAMFLAYGSVRWWRIFTPDQCSGINRFVAIFAVPLLSFHFISTNDPYAMNLRFLAADTLQKLLVLAGLAVWSRLLPSRLAAAAPRLDWSITLFSVSTLPNTLVMGIPLLIAMYGPYAGSLMVQVIVLQCIIWYTLLLFLFEFRAARMLIADQFPDTAAAIASLHVDADVVSLEGGRAETEAEVAEDGRLHVTVRRSSASRRSLLLTTMVTPRPSNLTGAEIYSMSSSRQHSPRGSNFNHADFFAMVDGSGAPPPPIPAGARASSFGAAELYSMHSSRGPTPRQFNFDERSASARSSWRPAGAVPSCHDAKELHMFVWSSSASPVSEVSGLPVFTGGAGKEIRLVVPAELPQNGSAGKEKESNGAVAAAAGEAEAFGFGGGKTTAEDDAEAGEAGGPGEQLTKLGSSSATAELRVKDVDGVADGGGGYDPDDAGGGGARAQQQMPPASVMTRLILIMVWRKLIRNPNTYSSLIGLAWSLIAFRWHISMPAVVAKSISILSDAGLGMAMFSLGLFMALQPNLIACGWRATGISMGVRFLAGPAVMTAASLAIGLRGSLLRVAIVQAALPQGIVPFVFAKEYNVHPAILSTMVIFGMLIALPITLIYYILLGLKPV